In Chiloscyllium punctatum isolate Juve2018m chromosome 8, sChiPun1.3, whole genome shotgun sequence, a single window of DNA contains:
- the ikzf1 gene encoding DNA-binding protein Ikaros isoform X4 — MEAEEAQDISQLSGSKEALSVNDQEELEQMPVPEDLSTSSGCQNNPQGERVIANSIKIETPSDEENGRTCDTNGEECAEDLRMIDTSVTKLNGPHNGQGNNAFSGVGGIRLPNGKLKCDICGIICIGPNVLMVHKRSHTGERPFQCSQCGASFTQKGNLLRHIKLHSGEKPFKCHLCNYACRRRDALTGHLRTHSVGKPHKCSYCGRSYKQRSSLEEHKERCHNYLQTMGLHSGIYSVKEDNKSHDLTEGVCKMGSERAMVLDRLASNVAKRKSSMPQKFVGEKKLQLDISELQYDANSNYEKESEMMQTHVLDQAINNAINYLGAESLRPLVQTPAGGSEVIPVISNMYTMHKTHSDTQSHANSAASQDGAIENVVLISKTKSQSSEREPSPNNSCPDSTDTESNNEERNNLIYLTNHVAPQARNGLPLVKEDPRSYDIMRAGMEPNQEIIKVISSEGEHVKVYKCEHCRVLFLDHVMFTIHMGCHGFRDPFECNMCGYRSQDRYEFSSHITRGEHRFHMN, encoded by the exons CAAATTCTATTAAAATTGAAACTCCGAGTGACGAAGAGAATGGGAGAACCTGTGACACAAATGGTGAAGAGTGCGCTGAAGACTTACGCATGATAGATACTTCTGTGACTAAATTGAACGGACCACACAATGGCCAAGGCAACAATGCATTTTCTGGAGTTGGTGGCATTCGACTTCCAAATGGCAAGCTGAAGTGTGATATCTGTGGAATAATTTGCATTGGCCCAAATGTCCTCATGGTGCACAAACGTAGCCACACTG GGGAGCGCCCCTTCCAATGCAGTCAGTGTGGTGCATCTTTTACTCAGAAAGGCAATCTACTTCGCCACATTAAGTTGCACTCTGGAGAGAAGCCATTCAAGTGCCATCTTTGCAACTACGCTTGCCGTCGTAGGGATGCACTCACAGGTCATCTACGGACTCATTCTG TTGGAAAGCCTCACAAATGTAGTTATTGTGGGAGAAGCTACAAGCAACGCAGCTCACTCGAAGAACACAAAGAACGTTGCCACAATTACTTACAAACCATGGGACTGCATAGTGGTATTTATTCAG TGAAAGAAGACAACAAATCACATGATTTAACTGAAGGAGTATGCAAGATGGGATCAGAAAGAGCTATGGTACTGGATAGACTTGCAAGCAATGTTGCAAAACGCAAAAGTTCAATGCCACAAAAGTTTGTTG GTGAAAAGAAGCTGCAGCTTGATATTTCAGAGCTTCAGTATGACGCTAATTCAAATTATGAAAAGGAGAGTGAGATGATGCAGACTCATGTTTTGGATCAAGCAATTAACAATGCTATCAATTATTTAGGGGCTGAATCCTTGCGTCCTCTTGTCCAAACTCCTGCTGGAGGCTCTGAAGTGATACCAGTAATAAGCAACATGTACACCATGCATAAAACCCATTCAGATACACAGAGTCATGCTAACAGTGCCGCAAGCCAAGATGGTGCCATAGAAAACGTAGTGCTTATTTCGAAAACAAAATCACAGTCATCAGAAAGAGAACCATCTCCAAACAACAGCTGCCCTGATTCCACAGATACTGAGAGCAATAATGAAGAACGAAACAACCTGATTTACCTGACAAATCACGTAGCTCCACAGGCAAGAAATGGCTTGCCTTTAGTAAAAGAAGATCCTAGATCCTATGACATTATGAGAGCAGGCATGGAACCCAATCAAGAAATCATCAAAGTGATTAGTAGTGAAGGAGAACATGTGAAAGTGTATAAATGTGAACACTGCAGGGTACTTTTCCTGGATCATGTGATGTTTACAATACATATGGGGTGCCATGGATTCCGTGACCCCTTTGAATGCAACATGTGTGGGTACCGAAGCCAGGATAGATATGAATTCTCTTCACACATAACAAGAGGAGAACACCGTTTTCATATGAACTAA